CCAGAGGTTTTTATGAATACATGGGCTTTCAAGTCCATAAAAGAACGGCCCATGACGAGCAGGGAAACCCTTACCCGCTCTTGTACATGAGATTGAATTGACACGCCGCCAGCTTCCCCTTCGGCATAAGAAAGCAGGTATGGGAAAACGCCTGTTTCATGCGTGCCTGTTGTGAAAGCATTTGAAAGCCTTGCGAACGACAGGCCGGTTATTCACATAATAAAAATAGTGCTTTTTCAGAGCGATCATCCAGAATGGGCACCGTCATGACCATCTCCCCCTTATCCGGCGCAGAAGTCCGCCCCCGTTTGCCCTGGGTGGAGACTGCGCGGCTGCTGGCAACGCTGGTCGTCGTCATGCAGCATGTGCCTTCCGGCCCCTTTCTTCCCAACGAATGGCTGATCGGTCCGGCGCTGGCGACGTTTTTCCTGCTGGCGGGATATTTTTCCGCCTCCCGCCTGGAGGGGAGCGGGGCTGGAAAATGGACGGGCGGGCGCCTGCTGTCCCTGCTGTGGCCGTACCTCTTCTGGTGTGCGGCCTACTGGCTGGTAGCGGGCATGTCCCTTTCCCCTGGTTCGCTGGCTTCCGTGTTCGGGGCGGGAACGTGTCCCCTGCTGACCCCGATGTGGTTCCTGCGGGACCTGATGATTTTTACCCTGGCGGCGTTCCTGCTGCACCGCTGGCGTCCCGCGCTTTACGCGCTCGGCCTGTTCTGCCTGTTCCTGCACCGGTGGGATGACACCCTGGCGTGGCCCAGTCCCTATATGTTCGGGGACTTCGTGCTCGGCATCATGCTGGCGTCTTCCGCACCGGGTTGCCTGGACCGCTGGGGGAAGATGCCCCTGGCCGTGCACGCGTCCATTATTCTGGCCTCTGCGGCCCTTGTCTGGGCAAGCTGTGCGGATACCTTCCTGGTTCCGGACGTCGCTTTTTCCGGACTGATTGTTCTGGCCTTCCTGAGCTTCGGAATAGTGGCCAGGGCCGTCAGCCCCGCGCTGTCGGAACGGCTGGCGCGGTGGTCGTCCGGCAGCTTTTTCGTGTACTGTTCCCACATCTTCGTGCTGATTGCCCTGACAGGGGTGGAAACGTGCTTCCCGTCCCCGTGGGCACCCTGGGTTTGGTGGTGTCTGGTGCCTGTCGTGTACATGCTGGCACGGGGCGTTTACCTGTTCCTCAAACGGTATTTCCCGCGTGTCCTCGTCCTGGTGACCGGGGGAAAATGAACGTAGGGGCGGCGGCGCGGATGTCTCCGCCCCATCCGTTCAGGGAGCTGCCATGCGGAAGGCCTGGACCGGAATGGCCTCTTTCCTGCCGCCTTCCCTCTGCCAGAATAGTTCGGGAAGCCCGGGGAAGCCTTCCGTTTCCACCAGCAGGGGATGCCAGCCCTTTTCCAGCGGGATGGGCTTCAGCCCAGTTTTTCCTGCATCTCCTTCCGTCGTTCCTTCCCCCATGGAGGAGGATACCTCCGCGCCGGGCTTGTAGCCGTATTCCGCATCCAGCAGATGCGCGTCGTGCAGCCTGACGAACGCTTTAGCTCCCTTTTTCGCCGGGGTTTTCATGAAGAAGACGTATTTCCCGGTTTCCGGAACGTTCAGATAAAGCTCTCTTTTCATGCTGCCGTCCTTCCGGCGGACGCCCTGGGAGGACTGCGCCGTCAGGGGAACCAGGTTGCCGGGCATTTCCTCCTTCCGGAGGGCCGGAACAGGTTCTGCATCATAGGGCCGCTGGGCAAAGGTGCCGCGCACCGGGTGGGTATAATCGTAAACGCGCCTCATTCTCAGCACCTTGTCGTGCATGATGGGTTGCATCTTTTTCCCTTCCGGCGTGTCCTTTAGGTCATGGCGTTCCGCCGGGTCCTTCGCGGTATCGTAAATTTCAAACGGATCCGCATGGGACTGGATGTTGGTACGCACCCCCTTGTATTTGCCGAGGTAGACCATCTGCTGGTCGCCCCGGACGGCGTTCCTCCTGGACGGGAGAAAATCCTGGTAGCCGGGCGT
The genomic region above belongs to Akkermansia massiliensis and contains:
- a CDS encoding acyltransferase family protein — its product is MTISPLSGAEVRPRLPWVETARLLATLVVVMQHVPSGPFLPNEWLIGPALATFFLLAGYFSASRLEGSGAGKWTGGRLLSLLWPYLFWCAAYWLVAGMSLSPGSLASVFGAGTCPLLTPMWFLRDLMIFTLAAFLLHRWRPALYALGLFCLFLHRWDDTLAWPSPYMFGDFVLGIMLASSAPGCLDRWGKMPLAVHASIILASAALVWASCADTFLVPDVAFSGLIVLAFLSFGIVARAVSPALSERLARWSSGSFFVYCSHIFVLIALTGVETCFPSPWAPWVWWCLVPVVYMLARGVYLFLKRYFPRVLVLVTGGK